The following proteins are encoded in a genomic region of Brachypodium distachyon strain Bd21 chromosome 1, Brachypodium_distachyon_v3.0, whole genome shotgun sequence:
- the LOC100826635 gene encoding ubiquitin carboxyl-terminal hydrolase 23 isoform X2 — protein sequence MVNLLESMHKCCLPSGVPSESPSAYEKSLVHRIFGGRLRSQVKCTRCSHCSNKFDPFLDLSLDIAKASNLVRALQNFTEDELLDGGQKQYQCERCRQKVVAKKRFTIDRAPNVLTIHLKRFSPFNPRDKIDKKVDFQPVLDLKPFVSDSKVSDYKYSLYGVLVHAGWNTQCGHYYCFVRTSSGMWHNLDDNQVRQVREADVLKQKAYMLFYVRDRVVDTVARKDPPNVPVKKMNPGKISCLNGGIQSGAIEAKLSGLSSPSVDKKLQSISIGHSGVGSMTSVDRCSNNDGKTENPAASQNTMLSTAQKGPLSQNDDATLSTKSKQVALSDHKETSSPCQSASLISASGNQTMAKMSLQEPMTGGAFTKLGNNTSVASPIVSSPPGLFGAEKQTFCSQPTIYAKQTFNVNNTDTGFTAQNLPTKDGIVSNGVIPSISSGGPTCSEKVNDLTESLKRDDSAVKELSMSKKENTIVPGLEQVDVEKQADSCNGRMARRVDTKPTKLVRYPVVNFWLGPRSLLLGSLKLQKKKKHKRTKRRHAVYKDVEIADCSGANTNEQQASTSATVSSETAQCTPRKRKHSYASVSSENDTEALKKRQQVVGASDAGDHNIDIRKRNSASSGGAEPPKMGSSSYANQAHPRNNIDASTGATSQHVAIHLKDLSGEVTVPCWDDVGVRNTETGECKSSGRRSIGYVLDEWDEEYDRGKTKKVRKAKEDNYDGMNPFQEEANSVSDRKTRRKAFQARLLNKPARSHH from the exons ATGGTTAACTTGCTTGAATCCATGCATAAATGCTGTTTGCCTTCTGGAGTACCAAGCGAGTCTCCGAGTGCTTATGAGAAGAGCTTAGTTCACAGAATATTTGGTGGCCGCCTAAGAAGTCAG GTGAAATGCACAAGGTGTTCTCATTGTTCCAACAAATTTGATCCTTTCTTGGATCTCAGTCTTGATATTGCCAAGGCCTCAAATTTGGTGAGAGCACTTCAAAATTTCACTGAGGATGAACTACTCGATGGGGGTCAAAAGCAGTATCAATGTGAGCGCTGCAGGCAGAAAGTTGTAGCAAAGAAAAGGTTTACAATTGATAGAGCTCCAAATGTTTTGACAATTCATCTGAAGCGCTTTAGCCCTTTCAATCCTCGTGACAAGATTGACAAAAAAGTGGATTTTCAACCGGTTCTAGACTTGAAACCATTTGTTAGTGATTCTAAA GTATCAGATTACAAATACAGCCTTTATGGTGTTTTGGTTCATGCTGGTTGGAATACTCAATGTGGTCATTATTATTGCTTTGTTCGGACTTCTAGTGGGATGTGGCACAATCTTGACGATAATCAG GTACGCCAAGTTCGTGAGGCAGACGTATTGAAACAGAAAGCCTATATGTTATTTTATGTACGCGACAGAGTTGTTGACACGGTGGCGCGTAAAGACCCTCCTAATGTGCCTGTAAAGAAAATGAACCCTGGGAAGATCTCATGTCTTAATGGTGGAATCCAAAGTGGTGCAATAGAAGCAAAATTGAGTGGTCTGTCATCTCCTTCTGTAGATAAGAAGCTGCAGAGCATAAGCATTGGCCACTCTGGTGTTGGCAGTATGACTTCAGTAGACCGTTGTTCAAATAATGATGGCAAAACTGAAAATCCTGCAGCCTCTCAAAACACTATGCTATCTACAGCACAGAAAGGTCCTTTATCCCAAAATGATGATGCTACTTTGTCAACTAAATCAAAGCAAGTTGCTTTGAGTGATCATAAAGAGACATCTTCACCATGTCAATCTGCATCTCTTATCTCAGCGAGCGGCAATCAAACAATGGCTAAGATGTCATTGCAGGAACCAATGACTGGTGGTGCATTTACCAAGCTCGGAAACAATACTTCTGTTGCCTCACCTATCGTGAGTAGTCCTCCTGGACTGTTTGGGGCAGAAAAACAAACTTTTTGCTCTCAACCAACTATATATGCCAAGCAAACTTTCAACGTGAATAATACAGACACTGGATTTACTGCACAAAATCTCCCAACTAAG GATGGTATTGTATCAAATGGGGTCATCCCTAGCATTAGCAGTGGGGGTCCAACTTGCAGTGAGAAAGTGAATGACTTGACAGAATCTCTGAAACGAGATGACAGTGCAGTGAAGGAACTTTCTATGAGCAAG AAGGAGAACACCATAGTACCAGGACTTGAACAAGTCGATGTTGAAAAACAAGCTGATTCATGTAATGGAAGAATGGCTAGAAGGGTGGACACAAAGCCAACTAAACTTGTGAGATATCCAGTAGTGAACTTCTGGCTTGGACCAAGATCACTGTTACTAGGTTCACTTAAgctacaaaagaaaaagaagcacaAGAGAACCAAAAGACGCCATGCAGTTTATAAGGACGTGGAAATTGCTGACTGTTCTGGTGCTAACACCAATGAGCAGCAGGCATCAACATCAGCAACTGTGTCATCTGAAACTGCACAATGTACACCTCGTAAGCGGAAACATTCCTATGCTAGTGTAAGTTCTGAAAATGATACCGAAGCATTGAAAAAGAGGCAGCAAGTTGTTGGAGCTAGTGATGCTGGTGATCACAACATAGAtatcagaaaaagaaatagtGCAAGTTCTGGCGGCGCCGAGCCTCCAAAGATGGGTTCGAGCTCTTATGCAAATCAAGCACATCCAAGAAACAATATAGATGCAAGCACGGGAGCCACCTCCCAACATGTTGCTATTCATTTAAAGGACTTGAGCGGAGAAGTTACTG TTCCATGCTGGGATGATGTTGGTGTGCGGAACACTGAGACTGGCGAGTGCAAAAGTtcagggaggaggagcatTGGATATGTGTTAGATGAATG GGATGAGGAGTATGACCGCGGAAAGACAAAGAAGGTCAGAAAAGCGAAGGAAGACAACTATGATGGGATGAACCCCTTCCAGGAGGAGGCCAACTCTGTATCTGATCGAAAGACGAGACGAAAAGCGTTCCAAGCCAGACTTCTGAACAAGCCTGCCAGATCACATCACTAG
- the LOC100826635 gene encoding ubiquitin carboxyl-terminal hydrolase 23 isoform X1, with protein sequence MAEVSTAAAPAAPEGVLHRRIEFHLARKPHAPVALGGGGFRMETLNPDAADGAAAAAAAAARSELEVKRPEKAEAAALDPELTVARIYLGRIGAGLQNLGNTCYLNSVLQCLTYTEPFAAYLQSGRHKSSCRTAGFCALCALQNHVKTALQSTGKIVTPSQIVKNLRCISRSFRNSRQEDAHELMVNLLESMHKCCLPSGVPSESPSAYEKSLVHRIFGGRLRSQVKCTRCSHCSNKFDPFLDLSLDIAKASNLVRALQNFTEDELLDGGQKQYQCERCRQKVVAKKRFTIDRAPNVLTIHLKRFSPFNPRDKIDKKVDFQPVLDLKPFVSDSKVSDYKYSLYGVLVHAGWNTQCGHYYCFVRTSSGMWHNLDDNQVRQVREADVLKQKAYMLFYVRDRVVDTVARKDPPNVPVKKMNPGKISCLNGGIQSGAIEAKLSGLSSPSVDKKLQSISIGHSGVGSMTSVDRCSNNDGKTENPAASQNTMLSTAQKGPLSQNDDATLSTKSKQVALSDHKETSSPCQSASLISASGNQTMAKMSLQEPMTGGAFTKLGNNTSVASPIVSSPPGLFGAEKQTFCSQPTIYAKQTFNVNNTDTGFTAQNLPTKDGIVSNGVIPSISSGGPTCSEKVNDLTESLKRDDSAVKELSMSKKENTIVPGLEQVDVEKQADSCNGRMARRVDTKPTKLVRYPVVNFWLGPRSLLLGSLKLQKKKKHKRTKRRHAVYKDVEIADCSGANTNEQQASTSATVSSETAQCTPRKRKHSYASVSSENDTEALKKRQQVVGASDAGDHNIDIRKRNSASSGGAEPPKMGSSSYANQAHPRNNIDASTGATSQHVAIHLKDLSGEVTVPCWDDVGVRNTETGECKSSGRRSIGYVLDEWDEEYDRGKTKKVRKAKEDNYDGMNPFQEEANSVSDRKTRRKAFQARLLNKPARSHH encoded by the exons ATGGCGGAGgtgtccacggcggcggcgccggcggcgcccgaGGGGGTGCTGCACAGGAGGATAGAGTTCCACCTCGCCAGGAAGCCTCATGCGCCCGTGGCCCTAGGTGGAGGCGGGTTTCGAATGGAAACCCTGAATCCGGATGCCGCGGAtggggcggcagcggcggcggcggcggcggcgaggagtgAGCTCGAGGTCAAGAGGCCGGAGaaggcggaggcagctgcgttggATCCGGAGCTCACCGTGGCCAGGATCTACCTTGGGAGAATT GGTGCTGGTCTGCAAAATCTTGGGAACACTTGCTACCTCAACTCGGTTCTGCAATGCTTGACATACACGGAGCCGTTTGCAGCATACCTGCAGAGTGGACGGCACAAGTCTTCAT GTCGTACTGCTGGATTTTGTGCATTATGTGCTCTTCAGAACCACGTCAAGACTGCTCTACAATCAACTGGAAAAATAGTGACACCATCACAAATTGTGAAGAACTTGCGCT GCATTTCTCGTAGTTTCCGCAATTCGAGGCAGGAAGATGCACATGAGTTAATGGTTAACTTGCTTGAATCCATGCATAAATGCTGTTTGCCTTCTGGAGTACCAAGCGAGTCTCCGAGTGCTTATGAGAAGAGCTTAGTTCACAGAATATTTGGTGGCCGCCTAAGAAGTCAG GTGAAATGCACAAGGTGTTCTCATTGTTCCAACAAATTTGATCCTTTCTTGGATCTCAGTCTTGATATTGCCAAGGCCTCAAATTTGGTGAGAGCACTTCAAAATTTCACTGAGGATGAACTACTCGATGGGGGTCAAAAGCAGTATCAATGTGAGCGCTGCAGGCAGAAAGTTGTAGCAAAGAAAAGGTTTACAATTGATAGAGCTCCAAATGTTTTGACAATTCATCTGAAGCGCTTTAGCCCTTTCAATCCTCGTGACAAGATTGACAAAAAAGTGGATTTTCAACCGGTTCTAGACTTGAAACCATTTGTTAGTGATTCTAAA GTATCAGATTACAAATACAGCCTTTATGGTGTTTTGGTTCATGCTGGTTGGAATACTCAATGTGGTCATTATTATTGCTTTGTTCGGACTTCTAGTGGGATGTGGCACAATCTTGACGATAATCAG GTACGCCAAGTTCGTGAGGCAGACGTATTGAAACAGAAAGCCTATATGTTATTTTATGTACGCGACAGAGTTGTTGACACGGTGGCGCGTAAAGACCCTCCTAATGTGCCTGTAAAGAAAATGAACCCTGGGAAGATCTCATGTCTTAATGGTGGAATCCAAAGTGGTGCAATAGAAGCAAAATTGAGTGGTCTGTCATCTCCTTCTGTAGATAAGAAGCTGCAGAGCATAAGCATTGGCCACTCTGGTGTTGGCAGTATGACTTCAGTAGACCGTTGTTCAAATAATGATGGCAAAACTGAAAATCCTGCAGCCTCTCAAAACACTATGCTATCTACAGCACAGAAAGGTCCTTTATCCCAAAATGATGATGCTACTTTGTCAACTAAATCAAAGCAAGTTGCTTTGAGTGATCATAAAGAGACATCTTCACCATGTCAATCTGCATCTCTTATCTCAGCGAGCGGCAATCAAACAATGGCTAAGATGTCATTGCAGGAACCAATGACTGGTGGTGCATTTACCAAGCTCGGAAACAATACTTCTGTTGCCTCACCTATCGTGAGTAGTCCTCCTGGACTGTTTGGGGCAGAAAAACAAACTTTTTGCTCTCAACCAACTATATATGCCAAGCAAACTTTCAACGTGAATAATACAGACACTGGATTTACTGCACAAAATCTCCCAACTAAG GATGGTATTGTATCAAATGGGGTCATCCCTAGCATTAGCAGTGGGGGTCCAACTTGCAGTGAGAAAGTGAATGACTTGACAGAATCTCTGAAACGAGATGACAGTGCAGTGAAGGAACTTTCTATGAGCAAG AAGGAGAACACCATAGTACCAGGACTTGAACAAGTCGATGTTGAAAAACAAGCTGATTCATGTAATGGAAGAATGGCTAGAAGGGTGGACACAAAGCCAACTAAACTTGTGAGATATCCAGTAGTGAACTTCTGGCTTGGACCAAGATCACTGTTACTAGGTTCACTTAAgctacaaaagaaaaagaagcacaAGAGAACCAAAAGACGCCATGCAGTTTATAAGGACGTGGAAATTGCTGACTGTTCTGGTGCTAACACCAATGAGCAGCAGGCATCAACATCAGCAACTGTGTCATCTGAAACTGCACAATGTACACCTCGTAAGCGGAAACATTCCTATGCTAGTGTAAGTTCTGAAAATGATACCGAAGCATTGAAAAAGAGGCAGCAAGTTGTTGGAGCTAGTGATGCTGGTGATCACAACATAGAtatcagaaaaagaaatagtGCAAGTTCTGGCGGCGCCGAGCCTCCAAAGATGGGTTCGAGCTCTTATGCAAATCAAGCACATCCAAGAAACAATATAGATGCAAGCACGGGAGCCACCTCCCAACATGTTGCTATTCATTTAAAGGACTTGAGCGGAGAAGTTACTG TTCCATGCTGGGATGATGTTGGTGTGCGGAACACTGAGACTGGCGAGTGCAAAAGTtcagggaggaggagcatTGGATATGTGTTAGATGAATG GGATGAGGAGTATGACCGCGGAAAGACAAAGAAGGTCAGAAAAGCGAAGGAAGACAACTATGATGGGATGAACCCCTTCCAGGAGGAGGCCAACTCTGTATCTGATCGAAAGACGAGACGAAAAGCGTTCCAAGCCAGACTTCTGAACAAGCCTGCCAGATCACATCACTAG